GGCCGTGAGCGGCGCGAACACGCCGTCGGGCAGCAGCTGGAGGCCGGACGCCTCCGCCATCTCCACGACCGCTGTAGCGTCGCGCAGGGCGAACGCCGCCGTGACGGGCTCGCCGAGGGGGCCGGTCACCCGGACCTCGCGGCGTTCGAACCCGGCCGCGACCGCCGCCGCGACCGTGCCGTCGCCGCCGTCCGCGACCGGCAGGGCCTCCACCCCGACACCGGGGACGACGTGCCGGAGCCCCGCCGTGACCCGCTCCGCGACCTGTACGGCCGTGAGGGACCCCTTGAACTTGTCGGCCGCGACGAGCACGCGCGCGGCCTCAGTAACTGCTCCGTCCGTCACCCTTGCATCCCTTGCTATCGAACAGGCAGTCGCGCCAGGGCGACCCTATCCGGAGCGCCGGACGGCGTGCCACCCCTCCAGGACCCGCATCCCCGGACCATAGTGTGGCGTCATGAGCACGGAACCGATGGATCAGTCCCCGCCCGGCGCTCCCCCGGGCACCTCAGCGGAACCCTCGCCGGACCGCATCCTGGTGACGATCGGCTTCACCGCCGTTCTCGCCGTCGTGCTGTGGGCCTGGCTGGGCAAGGACTCCTTCGACAGCGCGTCGTCGACGAGCCTGTCCTGGGTGCTGGACAACTTCGGCTGGCTGTTCGTGGTGGCCGCCGACGTGTTCCTCGTCCTGTGCCTGGTGATCGCCCTCAGCCGGTTCGGCCGCATCCGGCTGGGCAAGGACGACTCGGAGCCCGAGTTCGGGAACCTGGCGTGGATCGCGATGATGTTCAGCGCCGGCATGGGCATCGGCCTGATGTTCTACGGCGTCGGGGAGCCGCTCACCCACTATCTGACCCCGCCCCCGGCGACCGGGGTGCGGGCGGAGTCGTCCGAGGCGGCCCGCGCGGCGATGGAGTACTCGTTCTTCCACTGGACGCTCACCCCGTGGGCGATCTACGGAATCGCCGGGCTGGCCCTGGCGTACGCGGGCTTCCGCAAGGGACGCGGCAACCGGCTGAGCGCGGCGTTCGTACCGCTGATCGGAGCGCGCCGCGCGGGGTCCTGGCCGGGCCGGCTGATCGATCTGCTGGCGGTGTTCGCCACGGTGTTCGGCACGGCGACCAGCCTGGGCCTGGGCGCGCTCCAGGTGGCGGAGGGCCTGGACCTGACCACGGGGCTGACGGCGACGCGTACGAGCCAGCTGGTGATCATCGCGGTGCTGTCGGCGGCGTTCGTGCTGTCGGCGTTCTCCGGGCTGCACCGGGGCATCAAGTGGCTGTCCACGCTGAACATCACGCTCGCGGCGCTGCTGATGGTGTTCGTGTTCCTGGTCGGGCCGACGGTGTACATCCTCGACTCGATCCCCGCGTCGGTCGGCGGCTATCTCCAGAACCTGCTGCCGATGGCGTCGCGTACGGGCGCGTTCTCGGACCACTCGTGGCTGGGCGCCTGGACGATCTTCTACTGGGCGTGGTGGCTGTCGTGGGCGCCGTTCGTGGGCACGTTCATCGCCCGGATCTCCCACGGCCGGACGATCCGCGAGTTCCTCATCGGCGTGCTGCTGGTGCCGAGCGGTGCCACGGTCGTCTGGTTCTGCGTGATGGGCGGCTCGGCGCTGCGGCTCCAGTCGACGGGCGCGGCGGACCTGGCTGGCGCCGTGGCGGACGGGGCGGAGGCGTCGCTGTTCGCGATGCTGGACGCGCTGCCGCTGGGCGTGATCACGTCGTTCGTGGCGATGGTGCTCGTGATGACGTACTTCATCACCAGCGCCGACTCGGCGTCGCTGGTGATGGGCTCGCTGACCAGCCGGGGCGCGCTGCACCCGCCCACGTGGCTGGTGGTCGGCTGGGGTGTGCTGATGGCGTCGGTCGCCGCGGTGCTGCTGGTCGTGGGCGGGCTGAACTCGCTCCAGACGGCGACGATCCTGGTGGCGCTGCCGTTCGTGGTGGTGATGCTGTGCCTGTGCTGGGCGCTGCTGAAGGAGCTGCGGGAGGACCCGGGCGCCGGGCTGGTGCGGCACCCGGCGCTGCACGGTCTGCGGGACGTCGTACGGATCATGGTCGGCGACGCGGTGACGGAGCAGTCGCCGTCGCGGCACCACCGGCTGCGACGCGCGGCACGGGCCCGCAGCGAGTCGGAGGACGACACCGGCCAGGGCGAAGGACCGGCGTGACTCACGGGGCGGCGCCCCCGGTGCGGCCGGGGAGCGCCGCCCCGGCGCCGGTGACGGCGGGCGGGCGCGGGCCCGGCGCCTGAAGGCGGTGCGCTCCGGCGGGTGACTGACGGTCAGCCGGGGCACCCTCTACGCTGGCCGGGTGACGACCACCGACTACGCCATGTACATCGCCGGTCTGCCGCGGGTCCTCGCGGGCGCGGCCATGCTGTTCCGGGACGGCGGGGGCCGCGTCCTTGTCGTGGAGCCCAACTACCGCGAGGGGTGGACGCTTCCCGGCGGGACGATCGAGTCCGACGAGGGGGAGACGCCACGTCAGGCGGCCCGCAGGGAGACGCTGGAGGAGATCGGTCTCGACGTGGCGCCGGGTCGGCTCCTGGCCGTCGACTGGGTGCTGGGCACGGCCCGCCCGCCGCTGGTGGCGTACGTGTACGACGGCGGCGTGCTGGACGACGCGGTGTTCGGCGCGATCCGGCTCCAGGAGGCGGAGCTGCTGTCGTGGAAGCTGATCACCCGCGACGAGATCCCGGCGTACCTCCCGGGCAGCCTGGGCCCCCGTGTCCAGGCCGCCCTGGAGTCCCTGGACACGGGCCGGGGCCCGGCAGAACTGGAGAACGGCCTCCCGGCACGGTGAAGGCGCCCGCGCGGGCGGGCGTGGCCGCCGTCGTCGCAGTCCACTGCGCGGCGCCGACGGCCGGCAGGGTCGCCCGCGCGGCCGACCCGGCCGCCCACGGTCTGCGG
This genomic window from Streptomyces thermolilacinus SPC6 contains:
- a CDS encoding NUDIX domain-containing protein; translated protein: MTTTDYAMYIAGLPRVLAGAAMLFRDGGGRVLVVEPNYREGWTLPGGTIESDEGETPRQAARRETLEEIGLDVAPGRLLAVDWVLGTARPPLVAYVYDGGVLDDAVFGAIRLQEAELLSWKLITRDEIPAYLPGSLGPRVQAALESLDTGRGPAELENGLPAR
- a CDS encoding BCCT family transporter, giving the protein MSTEPMDQSPPGAPPGTSAEPSPDRILVTIGFTAVLAVVLWAWLGKDSFDSASSTSLSWVLDNFGWLFVVAADVFLVLCLVIALSRFGRIRLGKDDSEPEFGNLAWIAMMFSAGMGIGLMFYGVGEPLTHYLTPPPATGVRAESSEAARAAMEYSFFHWTLTPWAIYGIAGLALAYAGFRKGRGNRLSAAFVPLIGARRAGSWPGRLIDLLAVFATVFGTATSLGLGALQVAEGLDLTTGLTATRTSQLVIIAVLSAAFVLSAFSGLHRGIKWLSTLNITLAALLMVFVFLVGPTVYILDSIPASVGGYLQNLLPMASRTGAFSDHSWLGAWTIFYWAWWLSWAPFVGTFIARISHGRTIREFLIGVLLVPSGATVVWFCVMGGSALRLQSTGAADLAGAVADGAEASLFAMLDALPLGVITSFVAMVLVMTYFITSADSASLVMGSLTSRGALHPPTWLVVGWGVLMASVAAVLLVVGGLNSLQTATILVALPFVVVMLCLCWALLKELREDPGAGLVRHPALHGLRDVVRIMVGDAVTEQSPSRHHRLRRAARARSESEDDTGQGEGPA